A portion of the Sabethes cyaneus chromosome 3, idSabCyanKW18_F2, whole genome shotgun sequence genome contains these proteins:
- the LOC128739796 gene encoding glucose dehydrogenase [FAD, quinone]-like — MTVAGLLPILLAIGNEAPLSVIDSAFNNFNAEYLYGSATAQIPDTVSFNAEYDFIIVGAGIAGCVIANRLTENPQWNVLLLEAGKEENIIFSVPLAQTLTLQQTAYVWNYYPEPMTKSCAGLLNGVCRWPRGVGLGGCSLINGMIYTRGHEQDFNNWSQAGNYGWSFSDVLPYFHKAENSYVQLSQNPYETKVLSAFVQTLPDFGYHEIDPNDSKPIGFYKLRSTTVNGQRYSASRYYLHPVRNRLNLHISVKSFVTKILINPKTKIAYGVEFEKNNRCYRIFARKEVILSAGSLSSPKLLMLSGIGPKEHLESLSIPVIKSLDVGYNLHDHNLYPNLTFFPNQPITMDLEKSTAQHFADYIANGTGPFSIPGRFEAISFLKTSDSFIANDYPDVELLLASASINRDDSSRAMEFLGLTEALYNANFAKSPDNDNFSFYLILLHPKSRGRLLLKSRNPFEQPQINANYFDVREDLETFVKGLKLASFLGESQYFAEYGSKLSRAPVAGCENHLYGSDGYWECCIRQFATTTHHQSGTCKMGPASDRSAVVDPTLQVYGIQGLRVVDASIIPQPMAGHPMGVLYMIGEKVSDIIKQSWPSERIDRKRGRLCKMRRYKFGYEC; from the exons ATGACCGTGGCCGGGTTACTTCCGATATTACTTGCTATTGGCAACGAAGCTCCGCTCAGTGTGATCGACAGTGCGTTCAACAACTTCAATGCAGAGTACCTCTATGGATCAGCGACAGCTCAAATTCCGGATACCGTATCATTCAACGCTGAGTACGATTTTATAATTGTGGGTGCAGGAATCGCTGGTTGTGTAATAGCAAACCGCTTGACGGAAAATCCACAATGGAATGTGCTACTTTTAGAAGCTGGAAAAGAAGAGAATATTATTTTCAGTGTTCCTTTAGCTCAAACCTTGACTCTTCAGCAAACAG CATACGTATGGAACTATTATCCTGAGCCAATGACTAAATCATGTGCAGGACTATTGAACGGTGTATGTCGGTGGCCTAGAGGGGTTGGCCTCGGTGGTTGTAGTTTGATAAATGGAATGATCTACACTCGTGGACATGAACAGGACTTCAATAACTGGTCTCAAGCTGGAAACTACGGATGGAGCTTTAGTGATGTATTGCCGTATTTTCACAAAGCCGAAAACAGTTACGTTCAGCTGTCACAAAATCCGTATGAAACTAAAGTTCTATCTGCCTTCGTGCAAACTTTGCCAGACTTTGGTTACCACGAAATTGATCCCAATGACAGCAAACCTATCGGATTCTACAAACTACGATCAACTACAGTGAATGGACAACGGTACAGTGCTTCACGTTACTACCTACATCCAGTGAGGAATAGGCTCAATTTACACATTTCGGTAAAATCATTCGTTACAAAAATACTAATCAACCCGAAAACTAAAATCGCGTATGgtgttgaatttgaaaaaaataacagaTGCTACAGGATCTTTGCGAGAAAAGAAGTTATTCTTTCCGCGGGGTCTCTATCAAGCCCTAAACTGTTAATGCTGTCCGGCATTGGACCAAAGGAACATCTGGAATCATTATCAATTCCTGTTATCAAATCACTCGATGTCGGCTACAATTTGCACGATCACAACCTTTATCCTAATCTGACATTTTTTCCAAATCAACCAATTACTATGGATCTGGAGAAAAGTACTGCACAGCATTTCGCGGATTATATTGCAAACGGAACGGGTCCATTCTCGATTCCTGGAAGATTTGAAGCAATATCGTTTCTGAAAACAAGCGATTCCTTTATTGCAAACGACTACCCTGATGTTGAATTGCTACTTGCTTCCGCATCCATAAACCGTGACGATTCCAGTCGTGCCATGGAATTTCTAGGCCTAACAGAAGCGCTATACAATGCAAACTTCGCCAAGAGTCCAGACAATGACAATTTTTCTTTCTATCTAATACTGCTGCATCCTAAAAGCCGAGGTCGTTTACTGCTAAAAAGTAGAAATCCCTTCGAGCAACCCCAAATAAACGCCAACTACTTCGACGTTCGAGAAGACTTGGAAACGTTTGTAAAAGGCCTAAAGTTAGCTTCTTTTCTGGGAGAATCTCAATATTTTGCCGAATATGGCTCGAAGTTGAGCCGAGCACCGGTCGCTGGTTGTGAAaatcatctctacggtagtgACGGTTACTGGGAGTGTTGCATTCGTCAGTTCGCCACAACAACCCACCATCAGTCCGGAACGTGCAAAATGGGACCGGCAAGCGATCGATCCGCAGTTGTCGATCCTACACTGCAAGTGTATGGCATTCAGGGACTTCGAGTGGTCGATGCTTCCATAATCCCTCAACCGATGGCAGGACATCCAATGGGAGTTCTGTATATGATTGGTGAGAAGGTTTCCGATATTATTAAACAGAGTTGGCCCTCGGAGAGGATTGACCGAAAGAGGGGAAGGCTGTGTAAAATGCGTCGATATAAGTTTGGCTATGAATGTTGA
- the LOC128739794 gene encoding glucose dehydrogenase [FAD, quinone]-like → MFLPILFLILSLGCVIPDSPFQNMFDSLSFLFLYGNRSSRVPDTVSFRPSYDFIIIGAGSGGSVMANRLSENGNWTVLLLEAGNEENLVVNVPLTAGLTTATRFSWGYRADPMKNACLGLENGVCYWPKGRGLGGTSLINFLLYGRGHKRDYDEWEQAGNYGWGYKDVVKYFQKTEKIKGQKSNPKGYLNIEQSSFETPMLRCFIEAGEALGYREIDPNEKIQLGFYKAIATMVNGERCSASRAYLRPVAHRQNLHISMKSWVTKILIDPESKAAYGVEFMKNKQRYQIKATKEVILSAGAIASPQLLMLSGIGPKEHLDSFSIPTVMDLRVGYNLQDHSTLSGLVFTVNKPVTIREQDMRRPENFLNYMFNRKGPFTVPGGAEGIAFVKTNNSDLPEDYPDMELVLGTGAVNNDVSGSLRHTFGITQEFYSKTYGSVRGVHAFGIAPVLMRPRSRGRLYLKSKNPFNWPHMEGNFFDHPKDMSTMIEGIKLAVRIGESKSFAPFGAKLLATPFYGCEHERFRSDDYWRCCVRQIGASIQHQSGTCKMGPITDRDSVVNPELQVHGIKNLRVVDASIMPFLPAAHTNGVVYMIGEKAADMVKKYWANNIENH, encoded by the exons ATGTTTCTGCCCATCCTCTTTCTAATACTCAGCCTTGGCTGCGTAATCCCGGACAGTCcctttcaaaatatgttcgatAGCCTAAGTTTCCTGTTTCTGTACGGCAATCGTTCGTCCCGAGTGCCGGATACGGTATCATTCCGACCGAGCTATGATTTCATCATTATCGGTGCCGGTTCCGGTGGATCCGTGATGGCTAATCGTCTTAGTGAAAACGGAAACTGGACAGTGCTGCTGTTGGAGGCTGGCAACGAGGAAAACTTGGTCGTCAACGTACCGTTAACTGCAGGACTTACCACAGCTACGA GATTCAGCTGGGGTTACCGAGCGGATCCAATGAAGAATGCATGCTTAGGCTTAGAAAACGGTGTCTGCTACTGGCCAAAAGGGCGAGGACTGGGAGGTACCAGCTTGATCAATTTTCTCTTATACGGTAGAGGACACAAGCGAGATTACGATGAATGGGAACAAGCAGGAAACTATGGCTGGGGTTACAAAGACGTAGTCAAGTATTTCCAGAAAACTGAAAAGATCAAAGGACAGAAATCGAACCCGAAAGGTTATTTGAACATCGAGCAGAGTTCGTTTGAAACTCCTATGCTGCGATGTTTCATTGAAGCTGGAGAAGCTTTAGGCTATCGtgaaattgacccaaatgaaaaaaTTCAACTTGGTTTCTACAAAGCAATAGCGACTATGGTTAATGGCGAGCGCTGCAGTGCATCCCGAGCTTATCTTCGTCCAGTTGCACATCGTCAAAATCTGCACATTTCAATGAAATCCTGGGTAACAAAAATTCTTATTGATCCAGAGTCCAAAGCAGCCTATGGCGTTGAGTTTATGAAGAATAAACAACGCTACCAAATTAAAGCAACGAAAGAAGTGATACTTTCAGCGGGAGCAATAGCATCTCCGCAGTTATTGATGCTATCCGGAATAGGTCCTAAAGAGCATTTAGATTCTTTCTCGATTCCTACAGTAATGGACTTAAGAGTTGGATACAATTTGCAAGACCACAGTACTCTTTCCGGATTAGTATTCACTGTCAACAAACCTGTTACGATAAGAGAACAGGATATGCGACGACcagaaaattttctgaattatATGTTCAACCGCAAGGGACCATTTACCGTTCCCGGAGGAGCTGAGGGAATTGCATTTGTTAAAACGAACAACTCAGACCTACCTGAGGACTATCCTGATATGGAACTTGTACTTGGAACTGGAGCAGTCAACAACGATGTATCCGGTTCGCTGCGGCACACTTTCGGGATAACCCAGGAATTCTACAGTAAAACCTACGGATCAGTCAGAGGGGTACATGCTTTTGGCATAGCACCAGTACTGATGCGTCCACGAAGTCGTGGACGCCTGTATCTGAAGAGCAAAAACCCTTTCAATTGGCCACACATGGAGGGCAACTTTTTCGATCACCCGAAGGATATGTCCACGATGATCGAAGGTATTAAACTAGCGGTACGAATAGGCGAATCGAAAAGTTTTGCTCCGTTTGGGGCCAAACTGTTGGCAACACCGTTTTATGGCTGTGAACATGAACGGTTTCGCAGTGATGATTATTGGAGGTGCTGCGTTCGGCAAATAGGTGCCAGCATACAGCATCAG TCCGGCACCTGCAAAATGGGTCCTATCACTGATCGCGACTCGGTCGTCAATCCAGAACTTCAGGTACATGGAATAAAAAACCTTCGAGTGGTGGATGCATCGATAATGCCATTCTTACCAGCGGCGCATACTAACGGTGTCGTGTATATGATCGGTGAAAAGGCCGCTGATATGGTGAAAAAGTATTGGGCGAACAACATCGAAAACCATTGA